The following coding sequences lie in one Microbacterium sp. XT11 genomic window:
- a CDS encoding alpha-ketoacid dehydrogenase subunit beta, with the protein MTTILESTAALPVEPEPGRRKLSTAKAISEAIAQQMQADESVFVMGEDVGAYGGIFSATTGLLDEFGPQRVLDTPISETAFIGLGIGAAVEGMRPVVELMFVDFFGVCMDQIYNHMAKIHYESGGNVRVPMVLMSATGGGYSDGAQHSQSLWGTFAHLPGMKVVVPSNPYDAKGLMTAAIRSDDPVVYLFHKGVMGLGWMKKNPRSIGAVPAEPYEVPIGKAKVVREGSDVTIVTLSLSVHHSLDVAERLAGEGIDVEVVDLRSVVPLDRETVAASVQKTGRLIVVDEDYQSFGVSGEVIASVVERDPASLTHVSRVAVPDVPIPYARELEYAVLPTPARIEAAVREAMAR; encoded by the coding sequence ATGACCACCATCCTGGAATCCACCGCGGCCCTCCCGGTCGAGCCCGAGCCGGGCCGCCGCAAGCTGTCCACCGCGAAGGCGATCTCCGAGGCCATCGCACAGCAGATGCAGGCGGACGAGAGCGTGTTCGTGATGGGGGAGGACGTGGGCGCGTACGGAGGCATCTTCTCCGCCACCACGGGACTGCTCGACGAGTTCGGTCCGCAGCGCGTGCTGGACACGCCGATCTCCGAGACCGCCTTCATCGGGCTCGGCATCGGCGCCGCGGTCGAGGGCATGCGCCCGGTCGTCGAGCTCATGTTCGTCGACTTCTTCGGCGTCTGCATGGACCAGATCTACAACCACATGGCCAAGATCCACTATGAGTCCGGCGGGAACGTGCGCGTCCCGATGGTGCTCATGAGTGCGACCGGCGGCGGCTACTCCGACGGCGCTCAGCACTCGCAGAGCCTGTGGGGGACGTTCGCCCATCTGCCGGGCATGAAGGTCGTGGTGCCCTCGAACCCCTACGATGCGAAGGGACTCATGACCGCCGCGATCCGGTCGGACGACCCCGTCGTCTACCTCTTCCACAAGGGCGTGATGGGGCTCGGCTGGATGAAGAAGAATCCGCGGTCGATCGGGGCGGTGCCCGCCGAGCCGTACGAGGTGCCGATCGGCAAGGCGAAGGTGGTCCGGGAGGGCAGCGATGTCACGATCGTGACCCTGTCGCTCTCTGTGCATCACAGCCTCGACGTCGCCGAGAGGCTCGCGGGCGAGGGGATCGACGTGGAGGTCGTCGACCTGCGCTCGGTCGTCCCGCTGGACCGCGAGACCGTTGCGGCGTCCGTGCAGAAGACCGGGCGGCTCATCGTCGTCGATGAGGACTATCAGTCGTTCGGTGTGAGCGGTGAGGTCATCGCCTCTGTCGTGGAGCGCGACCCGGCATCCCTCACCCATGTCTCGCGTGTCGCCGTGCCGGACGTCCCCATCCCGTACGCGCGCGAGCTCGAGTATGCCGTGCTGCCCACTCCGGCCCGGATCGAGGCGGCCGTGCGGGAGGCGATGGCCCGATGA
- a CDS encoding lipoyl domain-containing protein, which produces MSDVLFPEMSSDADAKGVIVTWFASSGESVEADDLIAEVAMDKVDMELHAEHAGTLTILVPEETEVAQGSVIARIE; this is translated from the coding sequence ATGAGCGACGTGCTGTTCCCGGAGATGTCGTCGGATGCCGATGCGAAAGGCGTCATCGTGACGTGGTTCGCGTCGTCGGGGGAGTCGGTCGAAGCGGACGACCTCATCGCCGAGGTCGCGATGGACAAGGTCGACATGGAGTTGCATGCGGAGCACGCGGGCACGCTCACGATCCTGGTCCCCGAGGAGACGGAGGTCGCGCAGGGGAGTGTGATCGCCCGGATCGAATGA
- a CDS encoding DUF6264 family protein encodes MTDQRPQYGELATPEEQRLAAGLPPLPDPAAAAAPPAPAAAAGVPHAPGGKAGPNRADRLVTIGLLAYGLVSVVLTGIAYLDLPSVMDQNMKLLGIEGEFTNYTQGRIWGTVAAIVLALGWCVTAAVSVRRLRRRRIAWWVPLVGAAVTMLLVSFCVAVPMMGDPAFVAFVDRMATG; translated from the coding sequence GTGACCGATCAACGACCGCAGTACGGCGAACTCGCGACACCCGAGGAGCAGCGTCTGGCGGCCGGCCTGCCGCCGCTGCCCGATCCGGCGGCTGCTGCCGCGCCGCCCGCACCCGCTGCTGCTGCTGGGGTGCCGCACGCACCGGGAGGGAAGGCGGGGCCGAATCGTGCTGACCGCCTCGTGACGATCGGCCTGCTCGCCTACGGACTCGTGAGCGTCGTCCTCACGGGGATCGCGTACCTCGACCTTCCGTCCGTGATGGACCAGAACATGAAGCTGCTCGGAATCGAGGGGGAGTTCACGAACTACACGCAGGGACGCATCTGGGGGACCGTGGCGGCGATCGTGCTCGCGCTCGGCTGGTGCGTCACCGCGGCGGTGTCGGTCCGGCGTCTGCGGCGGCGCAGGATCGCCTGGTGGGTGCCGCTGGTCGGCGCCGCGGTCACGATGCTCCTGGTCTCGTTCTGCGTCGCGGTGCCGATGATGGGCGACCCCGCGTTCGTGGCCTTCGTCGACCGGATGGCGACGGGCTGA
- the fbaA gene encoding class II fructose-bisphosphate aldolase, which yields MPVATPDQYADMLDRAKAGGFAYPAFNVSSSQTINAVLQGLTEAGSDGIIQVTTGGADYFAGHTVKARATGALAFARYATEVAKSYPVTVALHTDHCPKDALAGFVEPLIAASEEEVKAGRNPIFQSHMWDGSAVPLAENIEIAKDLLPRMKNINAILEVEIGVVGGEEDGVRHEGSNEALYTTFADVDQAVQALGLGEQGRYIAALTFGNVHGVYKPGGVKLRPELLGEIQAEVAAKYGTGPKPLDLVFHGGSGSTDEEIALAVANGVVKMNIDTDTQYAYTRAIADYMFKNYDGVLKVDGEVGNKKQYDPRAWGKIAESAMAARVVESTRQLGSYGQSKS from the coding sequence ATGCCCGTCGCAACCCCGGACCAGTACGCCGACATGCTCGACCGCGCGAAGGCCGGCGGCTTCGCGTATCCCGCATTCAACGTCTCGAGCTCGCAGACGATCAACGCCGTGCTGCAGGGCCTCACCGAGGCAGGCTCCGACGGCATCATCCAGGTCACCACCGGCGGTGCCGACTACTTCGCAGGCCACACGGTCAAGGCCCGCGCCACCGGAGCGCTCGCCTTCGCCCGGTACGCCACCGAGGTCGCCAAGAGCTACCCGGTCACCGTTGCGCTCCACACCGACCACTGCCCCAAGGATGCCCTCGCCGGTTTCGTCGAGCCGCTCATCGCCGCTTCCGAAGAAGAGGTCAAGGCCGGCCGCAACCCGATCTTCCAGTCGCACATGTGGGACGGCTCTGCGGTGCCGCTCGCGGAGAACATCGAGATCGCCAAGGATCTCCTCCCGCGCATGAAGAACATCAACGCCATCCTCGAGGTCGAGATCGGTGTCGTCGGCGGCGAGGAGGACGGCGTGCGCCACGAAGGATCCAACGAGGCGCTCTACACGACCTTCGCCGACGTCGACCAGGCCGTCCAGGCGCTGGGACTCGGCGAGCAGGGCCGCTACATCGCCGCCCTCACCTTCGGCAACGTGCACGGCGTGTACAAGCCGGGTGGCGTCAAGCTGCGTCCTGAGCTGCTCGGCGAGATCCAGGCCGAGGTCGCGGCCAAGTACGGCACCGGCCCGAAGCCGCTCGACCTCGTCTTCCACGGCGGCTCCGGCTCGACCGACGAGGAGATCGCCCTCGCCGTGGCCAACGGCGTGGTGAAGATGAACATCGACACCGACACGCAGTACGCCTACACGCGCGCGATCGCCGACTACATGTTCAAGAACTACGACGGTGTGCTGAAGGTCGACGGCGAGGTGGGCAACAAGAAGCAGTACGACCCGCGCGCCTGGGGCAAGATCGCCGAGTCGGCGATGGCCGCTCGCGTGGTCGAGTCCACCCGCCAGCTGGGCTCGTACGGCCAGTCGAAGAGCTGA
- the glpX gene encoding class II fructose-bisphosphatase, with protein MVSLTADLSPLRPDRNLAMELVRATEAAAIRAVPFIGRGAKEAADGAAVDAMRAFLGTVAFQGRVVIGEGEKDNAPMLFNGEVVGTGTGPLCDIAVDPIDGTSLTAAGRQNALSVIAVSDRGTMLDASSVFYMDKLVTGPAGVGVVDIRLPIGENIRRLAGALGKPVDEIVVSVLNRPRHEKLIQEIRDAGAGTRLMSDGDVAGGINAARHGARTDMCVGIGGSPEGIVTACAIKALGGHIQGRLWPRDDEERQRGIDAGLDMDKVYEADDLVKGDNTIFVATGVTDGQLVAGVRREAGYIYTESVVLRGASGTLRRIASEHLVSKWL; from the coding sequence ATGGTGAGTCTGACAGCCGATCTGAGCCCCCTCCGTCCCGACCGCAACCTCGCTATGGAGCTGGTGCGCGCGACCGAGGCTGCGGCGATCCGCGCGGTTCCGTTCATCGGCCGAGGCGCCAAGGAGGCCGCGGACGGCGCGGCGGTCGACGCCATGCGCGCCTTCCTCGGCACCGTGGCTTTCCAGGGCCGCGTCGTGATCGGCGAGGGCGAGAAGGACAACGCGCCCATGCTGTTCAACGGAGAGGTCGTCGGAACCGGGACGGGGCCCCTGTGCGACATCGCCGTCGACCCCATCGACGGCACCTCGCTCACCGCGGCGGGGCGTCAGAACGCGCTGTCGGTCATCGCCGTGTCGGACCGCGGCACGATGCTCGACGCCTCGAGCGTCTTCTACATGGACAAGCTCGTCACGGGACCCGCAGGCGTCGGCGTCGTCGACATCCGCCTGCCGATCGGCGAGAACATCCGGAGGCTCGCGGGTGCGCTCGGCAAGCCCGTCGACGAGATCGTGGTGTCGGTGCTCAACCGGCCACGCCACGAGAAGCTGATCCAGGAGATCCGGGATGCCGGCGCCGGTACCCGCCTCATGAGCGACGGCGATGTCGCGGGCGGCATCAACGCGGCTCGGCACGGCGCCCGTACGGACATGTGCGTCGGCATCGGCGGCAGCCCGGAGGGCATCGTCACGGCCTGCGCCATCAAGGCGCTCGGCGGCCACATCCAGGGGCGGCTGTGGCCGCGTGACGACGAGGAGCGTCAGCGTGGCATCGACGCAGGTCTCGACATGGACAAGGTGTACGAGGCCGACGACCTCGTGAAGGGCGACAACACGATCTTCGTCGCGACCGGCGTGACCGACGGCCAGCTCGTCGCCGGTGTGCGACGCGAGGCCGGATACATCTACACGGAGAGCGTCGTGCTGCGCGGCGCATCGGGGACCCTTCGGCGCATCGCCTCGGAGCACCTCGTCTCGAAGTGGCTCTGA
- a CDS encoding DNA recombination protein RmuC, whose translation MEALTIILVLLALGAGAAAGWFFHAMRSAAALARAQAELAAAREDRDRQYDLYRDAVEHAREEQRAEAQRVQQQNAVLQALAPVRESLQRMQNTVSALEQERQVQFGTLAEQLRRAQESDEALRATTESLAGALRSTATRGVWGETQLRRVVEAAGLTRHVDFDLQSSITSDRGQGRPDMVIRLAGGTSIAVDAKVPLDAYLEASALPLGDAHEAQRRAYMQRHVKAVRAHVDALAKKAYWSGLDASPEFVICFLPSESLLAAAIDEDPTLLDYAFGRRVALASPVNLWAVLKTVAYTWTQHEVSAEARTLLALGTQLHDRLGVLAGHADDLRRALERTVDSYNRFAGSLESRVLVTARQFPGIDSSGLDTPPAVITRATRRFTAPELIDDAPLDAAVRAEVGEVRDRISDG comes from the coding sequence ATGGAAGCTCTGACGATCATCCTCGTTCTCCTCGCCCTCGGCGCGGGAGCCGCCGCAGGCTGGTTCTTCCACGCGATGCGCAGCGCCGCCGCGCTCGCGCGCGCCCAGGCCGAGCTCGCAGCCGCACGCGAAGACAGAGATCGTCAGTACGACCTCTACCGCGACGCCGTCGAACATGCTCGCGAAGAGCAACGAGCCGAGGCGCAGCGCGTGCAGCAGCAGAACGCCGTGCTGCAGGCGCTCGCCCCCGTGCGCGAGAGCCTGCAGCGCATGCAGAACACCGTGTCGGCGCTGGAGCAGGAACGCCAGGTGCAGTTCGGGACGCTGGCCGAGCAGCTGCGCCGCGCCCAGGAGTCCGACGAGGCTCTGCGGGCGACGACGGAGTCACTCGCCGGCGCCCTCCGCTCGACCGCGACCAGAGGCGTGTGGGGCGAGACTCAGCTGCGGCGGGTCGTCGAGGCTGCCGGGCTCACCCGGCACGTCGACTTCGACCTGCAGTCGAGCATCACGTCCGATCGCGGCCAGGGACGGCCCGACATGGTGATCCGCCTGGCCGGCGGGACCTCGATCGCCGTCGACGCCAAGGTGCCCCTCGACGCCTACCTCGAGGCGTCGGCGCTCCCGCTCGGAGACGCGCATGAGGCGCAACGCCGAGCGTATATGCAGCGGCACGTCAAGGCCGTGCGGGCCCATGTCGACGCACTCGCGAAGAAGGCGTACTGGTCAGGGCTCGATGCCAGCCCCGAGTTCGTGATCTGCTTCCTCCCCAGCGAGTCGCTCCTCGCGGCGGCGATCGACGAGGATCCCACCCTGCTCGACTATGCGTTCGGCCGGCGGGTCGCGCTCGCGTCGCCTGTGAATCTCTGGGCCGTGCTCAAGACGGTCGCCTACACCTGGACGCAGCACGAGGTCTCCGCCGAGGCACGAACGCTTCTCGCGCTGGGCACGCAGCTGCACGACCGCCTCGGCGTGCTCGCCGGCCATGCCGACGATCTGCGCCGGGCACTCGAGCGCACCGTGGACAGTTACAACCGCTTCGCCGGTTCGCTCGAGAGCAGGGTCCTGGTCACTGCGCGGCAGTTCCCCGGCATCGATTCCTCTGGGCTCGACACTCCCCCGGCCGTCATCACGCGCGCCACCCGCCGCTTCACCGCACCTGAGCTGATCGACGATGCGCCACTCGACGCCGCTGTGCGCGCAGAAGTCGGCGAGGTGCGCGACAGAATCAGTGACGGCTGA
- a CDS encoding 3'-5' exonuclease, with product MALDFTAIDFETANSSPASACAVGLVRVRDGKVVATAGWLIQPPPGHDEFQEWNIRIHGIRPADVRTAMTWAEQFPRLCAFAGADVLVAHNAGFDLNVLRRAAEATGVVCPPYRSLCSLQVARKTYELESYKLPRAAAAAGFAEFPHHDALADARACAHIVVDAARRAGAADVHALAAALGLRITDPVPAATPAPERAVA from the coding sequence GTGGCACTGGACTTCACCGCAATCGACTTCGAGACGGCGAACTCCAGCCCGGCATCGGCGTGCGCTGTCGGCCTCGTCCGCGTCCGTGACGGAAAGGTCGTCGCGACCGCAGGCTGGCTGATCCAGCCCCCGCCAGGCCACGACGAGTTCCAGGAGTGGAACATCCGCATCCACGGCATCCGCCCCGCCGACGTGCGCACGGCAATGACGTGGGCCGAGCAGTTCCCGCGGCTGTGCGCCTTCGCCGGAGCCGACGTGCTCGTCGCACACAACGCCGGATTCGATCTCAACGTGCTGCGCCGCGCCGCGGAGGCGACCGGAGTCGTGTGCCCGCCTTACCGCTCGCTGTGCAGCCTCCAGGTGGCGCGCAAGACCTACGAGCTCGAGTCGTACAAGCTGCCGAGGGCCGCCGCTGCCGCCGGTTTCGCCGAGTTCCCCCACCATGACGCTCTCGCCGACGCGCGTGCCTGTGCGCACATCGTGGTCGACGCCGCACGGCGGGCCGGCGCGGCGGACGTGCACGCGCTGGCCGCTGCGCTCGGCCTGAGGATCACCGACCCGGTGCCCGCCGCCACCCCCGCACCGGAGCGCGCGGTCGCCTGA
- a CDS encoding class I SAM-dependent methyltransferase, whose amino-acid sequence MTDEMATSFGAQAGAYEAGRPDYPFEAVAWMLESMPAGSRRIADVGAGTGKLTRVLVKAPDAEVVAIDPDPDMLSALRGAVPGVPTFVGTAEALPLPDASVDAVVLGQAWHWVDPVAASVEVGRALRSDGVLGLIWNIRDDRTDWVRRLTGIMHGSNAEVMLAEGGPTVAEPFGALEEESWEWSRRITREQLHSMASSRSYVITASEDEKARIRREMDELFDEIGVRGDNTVDLPYVTKAFRAIRR is encoded by the coding sequence ATGACTGACGAGATGGCGACGTCGTTCGGCGCGCAGGCCGGCGCGTACGAGGCCGGACGGCCGGACTATCCCTTCGAGGCGGTGGCCTGGATGCTGGAATCCATGCCAGCGGGTTCCCGCCGGATCGCCGACGTCGGCGCGGGCACGGGCAAGCTCACCCGCGTGCTCGTGAAGGCTCCCGATGCCGAGGTCGTCGCGATCGATCCCGACCCCGACATGCTCTCGGCCCTTCGCGGCGCCGTGCCGGGAGTACCGACCTTCGTCGGCACCGCCGAGGCGCTGCCGCTGCCCGACGCGAGCGTCGACGCGGTCGTGCTCGGCCAGGCCTGGCACTGGGTGGACCCTGTGGCGGCATCCGTCGAGGTCGGGCGAGCACTGCGGTCGGACGGCGTCCTCGGGCTGATCTGGAACATCCGCGATGACCGCACCGACTGGGTGCGCCGCCTCACCGGGATCATGCACGGCAGCAACGCCGAGGTGATGCTCGCCGAGGGCGGTCCGACGGTCGCCGAGCCCTTCGGGGCTCTGGAAGAGGAGTCCTGGGAGTGGTCGCGGAGGATCACCCGCGAGCAGCTGCACAGCATGGCGTCGTCGCGCAGCTACGTCATCACGGCATCCGAGGACGAGAAGGCCCGCATCCGCCGCGAGATGGACGAGCTTTTCGACGAGATCGGCGTGCGCGGCGACAACACCGTCGACCTGCCCTATGTGACGAAGGCGTTCCGCGCCATCCGTCGCTGA
- the ychF gene encoding redox-regulated ATPase YchF has protein sequence MALTIGIVGLPNVGKSTLFNALTKNDVLAANYPFATIEPNVGVVNLPDPRLDKLAEIFGSERILPAAVSFVDIAGIVRGASEGEGLGNQFLANIREADAIAQVVRGFADDDVVHVDGAVNPASDMETINAELMLADLQTVEKAITRYEKEVRGKKTDPVVLETALAAKDALERGVLLSVSGIDLAPIRELGLLTAKPVIYVFNVDEGVLTDAARKAELAALVAPAQAIFLDAKIESELKDLDPEDAAELLASTGQEESGLDQLARIGFDTLGLQTYLTAGPKEARAWTIGKGWKAPQAAGVIHTDFEKGFIKAEIISFDDLVEAGSVVEARAKGKARLEGKDYVMQDGDVVEFRFSN, from the coding sequence GTGGCTCTCACTATCGGCATCGTCGGCCTGCCCAACGTCGGCAAGTCCACCCTCTTCAACGCACTCACCAAGAACGACGTGCTCGCGGCGAACTACCCCTTCGCGACGATCGAGCCGAACGTCGGAGTGGTGAACCTGCCCGACCCGCGTCTGGACAAGCTCGCGGAGATCTTCGGCAGCGAGCGGATCCTGCCTGCCGCGGTCTCGTTCGTCGACATCGCCGGCATCGTGCGCGGTGCGAGTGAGGGAGAGGGGCTCGGCAACCAGTTCCTGGCGAATATCCGCGAGGCCGACGCGATCGCTCAGGTCGTGCGCGGCTTCGCCGACGACGACGTCGTGCACGTCGACGGAGCCGTGAACCCGGCATCCGACATGGAGACGATCAACGCCGAGCTCATGCTGGCCGACCTCCAGACCGTCGAGAAGGCGATCACGCGCTACGAGAAGGAGGTGCGCGGCAAGAAGACGGACCCCGTCGTCCTCGAGACTGCCCTCGCAGCCAAGGATGCGCTGGAGAGGGGCGTGCTGCTCTCGGTGTCGGGCATCGACCTCGCACCGATCCGCGAGCTGGGGCTGCTCACGGCGAAGCCGGTCATCTATGTGTTCAACGTCGACGAGGGTGTGCTCACGGATGCCGCGCGCAAGGCCGAGCTCGCCGCACTCGTCGCGCCGGCGCAGGCCATCTTCCTCGACGCGAAGATCGAGTCGGAGCTCAAGGACCTCGACCCGGAGGATGCCGCCGAGCTGCTGGCGTCGACGGGCCAGGAGGAGTCCGGCCTCGACCAGCTCGCCCGCATCGGCTTCGACACTCTGGGGCTGCAGACCTACCTCACCGCCGGTCCCAAGGAGGCTCGCGCCTGGACGATCGGCAAGGGATGGAAGGCTCCGCAGGCCGCCGGCGTGATCCACACCGACTTCGAGAAGGGATTCATCAAGGCCGAGATCATCTCCTTCGACGACCTGGTGGAAGCCGGCTCCGTGGTCGAGGCACGGGCGAAGGGCAAGGCGCGTCTCGAGGGCAAGGACTACGTCATGCAGGACGGTGACGTCGTTGAATTTCGTTTCTCGAACTGA
- a CDS encoding TetR/AcrR family transcriptional regulator gives MAESMNRADARRNRVRIVDAARAAFSDHGLEVSAAAVARHAGVGTATLYRHFPTRSDLIDAVFGHEIEHCLAILADAARTSDPWRGLGKALDAVVELELAAPGLASLITTSNRSAPLLEGFDRHVRQDLERLAARVRDTREPRPDLTSGDIGLLLTGVRAIAVGGGPHIRARCRRYITLITEGLRRHP, from the coding sequence GTGGCCGAGTCGATGAATCGAGCGGATGCGCGTCGAAACCGCGTTCGCATCGTCGACGCAGCTCGCGCGGCGTTCTCCGACCATGGGCTGGAGGTGTCGGCCGCCGCGGTCGCACGCCACGCCGGTGTGGGCACGGCCACGTTGTACCGGCATTTTCCCACCCGCTCCGACCTGATCGACGCCGTGTTCGGCCACGAGATCGAGCACTGCCTGGCCATCCTCGCGGACGCCGCCAGAACCTCGGACCCGTGGCGAGGGCTCGGTAAGGCGCTCGATGCAGTCGTCGAACTTGAGTTGGCTGCGCCAGGCCTTGCGAGCCTCATCACGACGAGCAACCGGTCCGCGCCGCTCCTCGAGGGATTCGACCGTCACGTGCGGCAGGATCTCGAGCGCCTTGCCGCCCGGGTGCGCGACACCCGCGAGCCCCGCCCCGATCTGACCAGCGGGGACATCGGCTTGCTTCTCACCGGTGTTCGCGCCATCGCGGTTGGCGGTGGTCCTCACATCCGGGCCCGCTGCCGCAGGTACATCACGCTCATCACCGAAGGCCTGCGCCGTCACCCATAG
- a CDS encoding NAD(P)-dependent alcohol dehydrogenase — translation MTMAAAGFRRYGGPEVLEVMRVAMPAAGAGQVLVKVEASSVNGGEIAQRRGKLRALARVSLPRYVGIDFAGEILALGPGVTEFSIGDRVWGTVDERGSVGAAAEAVAIDTGRVSRMPEGWSAADAVSVLAGAATAVVGLRDKARLRAGERLLVRGASGGVGSVAVQLGRMYGAHVTALSSQSSEQFVRGLGADEVIDYRTSLDAIGTFDVVFDTRGTDLWELRKHLAPRGRMVAVSFDVDRKARSLAGIAASSIFGGRRIRFFLGHPTAALIGEVARLAEDGHLQPIVDEVYPLDRIGDAHARLEAGGVHGKVVLVVEETASGGAVD, via the coding sequence ATGACGATGGCAGCAGCGGGCTTCCGCCGCTACGGCGGACCCGAGGTCCTGGAGGTCATGCGGGTCGCGATGCCGGCGGCGGGCGCAGGGCAGGTTCTCGTCAAGGTTGAAGCCAGTTCCGTCAACGGCGGCGAGATTGCCCAGCGGCGGGGCAAATTGCGTGCACTCGCCCGGGTAAGCCTGCCGAGGTACGTTGGCATCGACTTTGCAGGTGAGATCCTCGCGCTGGGGCCCGGCGTCACCGAGTTCTCGATCGGGGACCGGGTGTGGGGAACCGTCGACGAGCGCGGCTCGGTGGGCGCGGCCGCAGAGGCGGTGGCGATCGATACGGGCCGGGTTTCCCGGATGCCCGAGGGGTGGAGCGCAGCGGACGCGGTCAGCGTGCTGGCCGGGGCTGCGACCGCAGTCGTCGGGCTCCGGGACAAGGCCCGGCTGCGGGCCGGGGAACGACTGCTGGTGCGCGGCGCCTCCGGCGGTGTGGGCAGTGTCGCCGTGCAGCTTGGCCGTATGTACGGTGCACACGTCACCGCGCTGTCCAGCCAGTCGAGTGAACAGTTCGTCCGAGGACTCGGCGCAGATGAGGTGATCGACTATCGCACCTCCCTCGACGCCATCGGGACCTTCGACGTGGTGTTCGATACGCGTGGAACTGATCTGTGGGAACTGCGGAAACACCTCGCGCCCCGCGGACGGATGGTCGCAGTGTCATTCGACGTCGATCGCAAGGCGCGGAGCCTGGCCGGTATCGCCGCGTCGAGCATCTTCGGTGGCCGCCGCATACGCTTCTTCCTCGGGCACCCGACCGCTGCACTCATCGGTGAGGTGGCTCGGTTGGCGGAAGACGGGCACCTGCAGCCGATCGTCGATGAGGTCTATCCTCTCGACCGCATAGGTGACGCTCACGCCAGGCTTGAGGCCGGCGGGGTGCACGGCAAGGTTGTCCTCGTCGTCGAAGAGACGGCGTCGGGGGGGGCAGTGGACTGA
- a CDS encoding OsmC family protein, with the protein MTEHEYMTTIEWTGTTAGGYRSFSREHAATLTATQDLAVSADAAFRGDAELTNPEQLLVLAASSCQMLSFLGAAARASVDVVSYVDAARGAMPLGPDPVAITEIELRPVIRVRGARVEDVVPLVHQAHEHCYIANSLRSEVRVDPTIEVIP; encoded by the coding sequence ATGACCGAACACGAGTACATGACGACCATCGAATGGACGGGCACCACCGCTGGCGGCTACCGATCCTTCTCTCGCGAGCACGCCGCCACGCTCACCGCGACCCAGGACTTGGCTGTGAGCGCGGACGCCGCGTTCCGGGGCGATGCCGAGCTCACGAACCCCGAGCAGTTGCTCGTCCTGGCCGCGAGCTCCTGCCAGATGCTCTCGTTCCTCGGTGCGGCAGCCCGCGCGAGTGTCGACGTGGTGTCGTACGTGGACGCGGCGCGTGGGGCGATGCCGCTGGGGCCGGATCCGGTTGCGATCACGGAGATCGAGCTTCGTCCGGTGATCCGCGTTCGCGGAGCGCGCGTTGAGGACGTCGTCCCTCTCGTCCATCAGGCGCACGAGCATTGCTACATCGCGAACTCTCTCCGAAGCGAGGTCCGCGTGGATCCGACGATCGAGGTGATCCCGTGA
- a CDS encoding ArsR/SmtB family transcription factor produces the protein MNGASSPRLAEIASVLANEARATMMLELLDGRAWTATELAKAAGVSRPSTTEHLHRLVQMGLLGETHQGRHRYVRIEDPAIAEAIESLAALSGRVRPAKPSLRAQNVDRALREARTCYRHLAGRLGVALSGGMRRLRYVDAQWNLTGSGREWLTSLGIELPSSTRRPLLRPCLDWTERRDHLAGVAAEQMLVAFQDRHWIDRSTTSRAVHLTAAGHDALSAVLADADAA, from the coding sequence ATGAACGGTGCCAGCAGCCCACGCCTCGCCGAGATCGCGTCGGTTCTCGCGAACGAGGCGCGCGCCACGATGATGCTGGAACTGCTGGACGGGCGGGCGTGGACCGCGACCGAGCTCGCGAAGGCGGCTGGCGTCTCCCGCCCGTCGACGACGGAGCACCTGCACCGCCTCGTGCAGATGGGCCTGCTCGGCGAAACGCATCAGGGCAGACACCGCTACGTTCGCATCGAGGATCCCGCCATCGCAGAAGCGATCGAATCCCTCGCCGCACTGTCCGGGCGCGTCCGCCCCGCCAAGCCGTCACTCCGCGCGCAGAACGTGGACCGCGCGCTTCGAGAGGCCCGCACCTGCTACCGCCATCTCGCCGGCCGTCTGGGCGTCGCCCTGAGCGGCGGCATGCGACGGCTCAGGTACGTGGATGCACAGTGGAACCTGACCGGAAGCGGCCGCGAGTGGCTGACTTCGCTCGGCATAGAACTGCCGTCATCCACGCGACGGCCTTTGCTGCGCCCCTGCCTCGACTGGACCGAGCGACGCGACCATCTCGCCGGCGTGGCGGCCGAACAGATGCTGGTCGCCTTCCAGGACAGACACTGGATCGACCGGTCCACGACATCGCGCGCCGTGCATCTCACGGCGGCCGGTCATGACGCGCTCTCCGCAGTTCTCGCCGACGCCGACGCGGCGTGA